Proteins co-encoded in one Candidatus Blochmannia sp. SNP genomic window:
- the waaC gene encoding lipopolysaccharide heptosyltransferase I encodes MKVLIIKVSSMGDIIHTLPAITDASVSVPNISFNWVVEETFSEILSWHPAIHQIIPINLRFWIKNWHNTSSWKKYYECIQELKKTEYDVIIDAQGLLKTSLLITCFSRGEKHGMDYISIREPISSLFYHKRHCVNKIQHAVERIRQLFSFSLKYPVPSCVGKYNIEHLFPPQKNNVPYLIFFHSTTQVKKHWPEFNWSVIARCAINAGYHIKLPFWTKNEELRINRLVKLFYNQITVLPKLTLQEIAMQIAGATAIISVDTGLSHLAAALGCPNLTLYGPTDPELIGTYGQNQIILYSSTKKMEHLSPMYVWEIFQKVLTLTMT; translated from the coding sequence ATGAAGGTTTTAATTATAAAAGTTTCTTCTATGGGAGATATTATACATACCTTGCCTGCGATTACTGATGCATCAGTTTCTGTACCGAATATATCATTTAACTGGGTTGTAGAAGAAACTTTTTCTGAGATTCTTAGTTGGCATCCAGCGATACATCAAATTATTCCTATAAACCTTAGATTTTGGATTAAAAATTGGCATAATACTTCTTCATGGAAGAAGTATTATGAATGTATTCAAGAATTAAAAAAAACAGAATATGATGTAATTATTGATGCTCAGGGTTTATTGAAGACATCGTTGTTAATAACATGTTTTTCGCGTGGCGAAAAACATGGAATGGATTATATAAGTATACGGGAACCTATTAGTTCTTTATTTTATCATAAACGACATTGTGTAAATAAAATCCAACATGCTGTAGAACGTATTCGTCAGCTTTTTTCGTTTAGTTTAAAATATCCTGTACCGTCTTGTGTAGGAAAATATAATATTGAGCATTTATTTCCACCTCAAAAAAATAATGTTCCTTATTTAATATTTTTTCATTCTACTACCCAAGTAAAAAAACATTGGCCGGAATTTAACTGGAGCGTTATAGCACGGTGTGCTATTAATGCAGGTTATCATATTAAATTACCTTTTTGGACAAAAAATGAAGAATTACGTATTAATCGATTAGTAAAATTATTTTATAACCAAATAACAGTCTTACCAAAATTAACATTACAAGAAATTGCTATGCAAATAGCTGGAGCGACAGCAATAATATCTGTTGATACTGGACTTAGTCATTTAGCAGCAGCACTTGGTTGTCCTAATTTAACATTATATGGACCAACTGATCCTGAATTAATTGGAACATATGGACAAAATCAAATTATTTTATATTCTTCAACTAAAAAAATGGAACATTTGAGTCCTATGTATGTCTGGGAAATATTTCAGAAGGTTTTAACTTTGACAATGACTTAA
- the waaF gene encoding lipopolysaccharide heptosyltransferase II translates to MKVLVVSPSWIGDAVMSHSMYRLLISKYCSNIQIDVITSMWCKDLFHYIPEVNRTLFIPYGHGVLELSKCFRLGRVLKNEKYQQAIILPNSFKSALIPFFADIPIRTGWRGEMRYGVINDLRILKFASFPLMIQRYAALAYDRNIIKNFCDLPNPLPWPYLNINKKEIEDVLCKFNLDSHKKLLIGLCPGSGFGLSKSWPHYHYVTLAMQLIYCGYHVVILGSSTDQLINKFIKYSILKNLKQYYDNLIGITSLSEAIAIIAACKGIVSNDSGLMHIACALKCPVVGLYGPSNPDFTPPLFSQSIVLRCIKGCYTMQKYSTLYDGYHSSLINITPDQVLKALKKLLH, encoded by the coding sequence ATGAAAGTGTTAGTGGTTAGTCCTTCATGGATTGGTGATGCTGTGATGTCACATAGCATGTATCGTTTACTTATTAGTAAATATTGTTCTAACATACAGATTGATGTGATTACTTCAATGTGGTGTAAAGATCTTTTTCATTATATCCCTGAAGTGAATCGCACGTTATTTATTCCTTATGGACATGGAGTATTAGAGCTTTCAAAATGTTTTCGTCTGGGAAGAGTTTTAAAAAATGAAAAATATCAACAGGCAATAATATTACCTAATTCGTTTAAATCAGCTTTAATACCATTTTTTGCAGATATTCCAATTCGTACTGGATGGCGTGGAGAGATGAGGTACGGTGTAATAAATGATTTAAGGATACTTAAATTCGCATCGTTTCCGTTAATGATACAACGTTATGCTGCTTTAGCATATGATAGAAATATTATAAAAAATTTTTGTGATTTACCTAATCCGTTACCATGGCCTTATTTAAATATAAACAAAAAAGAAATTGAAGATGTATTATGTAAATTTAATTTAGATAGTCATAAGAAACTATTGATTGGATTATGTCCAGGTTCAGGATTTGGATTGTCTAAAAGTTGGCCTCATTACCATTATGTAACATTAGCTATGCAATTAATTTATTGTGGATACCATGTGGTGATTTTGGGGTCTTCTACAGATCAATTAATTAATAAATTTATTAAATATAGTATTCTGAAAAATTTGAAACAATATTATGACAATCTTATAGGGATTACATCTTTAAGTGAAGCTATTGCAATTATAGCAGCATGTAAGGGAATTGTTAGTAATGATTCTGGTTTGATGCACATAGCTTGTGCATTGAAATGTCCTGTAGTAGGATTGTACGGTCCTAGTAATCCTGATTTTACTCCTCCTTTATTTAGTCAATCTATTGTGCTCCGTTGTATTAAAGGATGTTATACTATGCAAAAATATAGCACTTTATATGATGGTTATCATAGTAGTTTAATAAACATTACTCCAGATCAAGTTTTAAAGGCATTAAAGAAGTTATTACATTAA
- the rfaD gene encoding ADP-glyceromanno-heptose 6-epimerase, with amino-acid sequence MIIVTGGAGFIGCNIIKALNNISYKNILVVDNLKNGMKYKNLINVYIADYIDKNRFIKNIVDSPVGSYIKNIDVVFHEGACSSTTEWDGKYMMENNYQYSKDLLLYCVKSNIPFIYASSASVYGKDTSMIVNSQKYERPINIYSYSKFLFDQYVHAMLPKVTSQICGLRYFNVYGPYEEHKGSMASIIFQLYRQIKSKKRPILFVGSKELKRDFIHVEDIVDINLWAWSNNMSGIFDCGIGKAVSFEVIANTILSFFHKDITIEYISMPNKIRDHYQFFTQANIYQLRKAGYNKQFIDINQGIYQYLKWLSCNDIDRYHIMQ; translated from the coding sequence ATGATTATAGTTACTGGTGGAGCGGGATTTATAGGCTGCAATATTATTAAAGCATTAAATAATATTTCATATAAAAATATTTTAGTAGTAGATAATTTAAAGAATGGAATGAAATATAAGAATTTAATAAATGTGTATATTGCAGACTACATAGATAAGAATCGTTTTATTAAAAATATAGTGGACAGTCCTGTTGGTTCTTATATTAAAAATATAGATGTAGTGTTTCATGAAGGAGCTTGCTCTTCCACTACTGAATGGGACGGTAAATATATGATGGAAAATAATTATCAATATTCTAAGGATCTATTATTGTATTGTGTTAAAAGCAATATTCCCTTTATATATGCTTCTTCTGCATCGGTGTATGGGAAAGATACTAGTATGATTGTTAATTCTCAGAAATATGAACGACCCATTAATATATATAGTTATTCTAAATTTTTGTTTGATCAATATGTACATGCAATGTTGCCAAAGGTTACGTCTCAAATTTGTGGATTAAGATATTTTAATGTTTATGGGCCTTATGAAGAACATAAAGGTAGTATGGCGAGTATAATATTTCAATTATATAGACAAATTAAAAGTAAGAAACGCCCAATATTATTTGTTGGGAGTAAAGAGTTAAAACGAGATTTTATACATGTTGAAGATATTGTTGATATAAATCTTTGGGCTTGGAGTAATAATATGTCTGGAATTTTTGATTGTGGTATTGGTAAGGCTGTGTCATTTGAAGTAATTGCGAATACTATACTAAGTTTTTTTCATAAAGATATAACTATTGAGTATATTTCTATGCCAAACAAAATCCGTGACCATTATCAGTTTTTTACTCAAGCAAATATTTATCAGTTAAGGAAAGCAGGATATAATAAGCAGTTTATTGATATTAATCAAGGTATATACCAGTATTTAAAATGGTTATCATGTAACGATATTGATCGTTATCATATTATGCAGTGA
- a CDS encoding rhodanese-like domain-containing protein: MYIQEITIFLQQHTILSIVWILLLIATLYTTINSYLFKSSEILRDQAILLINKKKAIVIDIRSHDDYCSGHITNSINVSIKDIKNNNICKLKKFKRSPLIVVHDNNSLAHSIKQHLYKLKFEEVYVLHGGIVGWKFDNFPLLLTNKILK; the protein is encoded by the coding sequence ATGTATATACAGGAAATAACAATATTTTTACAACAACATACGATACTAAGTATCGTATGGATACTCTTATTAATCGCAACTTTATATACTACAATTAATAGTTATTTATTCAAATCTTCCGAAATATTGCGTGATCAAGCGATTTTATTAATAAACAAAAAAAAAGCAATAGTAATAGATATTCGTAGTCACGATGACTATTGCTCAGGACACATAACAAACAGCATTAATGTTTCAATAAAAGACATCAAAAACAATAATATTTGTAAATTAAAAAAATTTAAAAGATCTCCATTAATTGTAGTACATGATAATAATTCACTAGCTCACTCAATTAAACAACACTTGTACAAATTAAAATTCGAAGAAGTATATGTACTTCATGGTGGTATAGTTGGTTGGAAATTTGATAATTTTCCTTTGTTACTAACAAACAAAATATTAAAATAA
- the grxC gene encoding glutaredoxin 3 — MAYIEIYTKINCPYCDRAKKLLIKKSLDFKEIPIDHNNSSNSMYIEMQQRSNGCTTVPQIFINGLHIGGSDDLISLDNEGQLNLILTKK; from the coding sequence ATGGCTTACATTGAAATTTACACAAAAATAAATTGTCCTTACTGTGATCGTGCCAAAAAATTATTAATAAAAAAATCATTAGATTTTAAAGAAATTCCCATAGATCATAATAACTCATCAAATAGTATGTATATAGAAATGCAACAGCGATCTAATGGTTGTACTACAGTACCACAGATTTTTATAAATGGTTTACATATTGGAGGATCAGATGATTTGATATCATTAGATAACGAGGGACAATTAAATTTAATTTTAACTAAAAAATAA
- the secB gene encoding protein-export chaperone SecB: MLENNKNNAAFHVKRIYTKDVSFEAPNTPEVFQTTWNPKITVDLNSNSANIYANAYEVVLCITVTARIEENTAFLCQVKQAGIFNISGLNKTQMIHCLGAYCPGILFPYASECISSQVSRGTFPQFNLDPINFDILFIKSLKI, translated from the coding sequence GTGCTAGAAAATAATAAAAATAATGCGGCATTTCATGTAAAACGAATATATACCAAAGATGTTTCGTTTGAAGCTCCAAACACTCCTGAAGTTTTTCAAACAACCTGGAATCCAAAAATTACGGTAGATTTAAATAGCAATTCAGCTAATATCTATGCTAATGCCTATGAAGTAGTATTATGTATCACTGTTACTGCAAGAATTGAGGAAAATACGGCTTTTTTATGTCAAGTAAAACAAGCCGGGATTTTTAATATTTCAGGACTGAATAAAACACAGATGATACATTGTCTCGGTGCATATTGTCCAGGTATTTTATTTCCTTACGCCAGTGAATGCATAAGTAGCCAAGTGTCTAGAGGAACTTTCCCTCAATTTAATTTAGATCCAATTAATTTCGACATTTTATTTATTAAGTCTTTAAAAATATGA
- the gpsA gene encoding NAD(P)H-dependent glycerol-3-phosphate dehydrogenase produces the protein MSIVHPTITIIGAGSYGTAMAIALSKNGHTVLLWGHNNTHIQTLKTHRCNQAYLPNIPFPPSLYLEKSLSVTLATCLNLLIAVPSHVFSHVLMQIKPNLKHNTRIIIASKGLEPKTGRFLKDVTRDILGNDVPIAIISGPTFARELAIGLPTAITLASTDAILNYDLQKILHCNKNFRIYSNTDIIGIQIAGAIKNIIAIGAGISDGIGFGSNARTALITRGLAEMSRLGTAIGAMPETFMGLAGLGDLVLTCTDDQSRNRRFGILLGRGFNTHHAQKNIGQIIEGFLNVKEVYMLSIKYKIDMPITEQVYQILYQNKNVHDAAYSLLQRTQKKEKI, from the coding sequence ATGTCTATTGTACATCCTACTATTACAATAATTGGAGCCGGATCCTACGGTACAGCCATGGCTATTGCGTTATCTAAAAACGGCCATACAGTATTATTATGGGGCCATAATAATACTCATATTCAAACACTTAAAACTCACCGATGTAATCAAGCCTATTTACCAAATATACCTTTCCCGCCATCGTTATATTTAGAAAAATCTCTATCAGTAACCTTAGCTACCTGCCTAAATTTATTAATTGCAGTACCAAGTCATGTATTCAGTCATGTTTTGATGCAAATAAAGCCAAACTTAAAGCACAATACGCGTATTATCATAGCATCTAAAGGTTTAGAACCTAAAACTGGTCGTTTTTTAAAAGATGTGACACGTGATATTTTAGGAAATGATGTGCCTATTGCAATTATTTCTGGCCCAACTTTTGCTAGAGAACTCGCTATAGGATTGCCTACTGCAATAACATTAGCTTCCACCGACGCTATATTAAATTACGATTTACAAAAAATACTACATTGCAATAAAAATTTTAGAATATATAGTAATACTGACATTATTGGTATCCAAATAGCAGGAGCAATAAAGAATATTATCGCTATTGGAGCAGGTATTTCTGATGGAATAGGGTTTGGATCAAACGCACGAACAGCGCTAATTACACGAGGTTTAGCTGAGATGTCACGCCTCGGAACAGCAATTGGAGCAATGCCAGAAACTTTTATGGGATTGGCTGGATTAGGAGATTTAGTATTAACCTGCACTGATGATCAATCACGCAATCGTCGCTTTGGGATATTGTTGGGGCGAGGTTTCAATACGCATCATGCCCAAAAAAATATTGGACAAATAATAGAAGGATTCTTAAACGTAAAAGAAGTATATATGTTATCTATTAAATACAAAATAGATATGCCCATTACTGAACAAGTGTATCAGATATTATATCAAAATAAAAATGTTCATGATGCAGCTTATTCTTTATTACAACGTACACAAAAAAAAGAAAAAATTTAA
- the cysE gene encoding serine O-acetyltransferase yields MPLNILEIVWNNIKVEARLLTESEPILANFIYMTILKHKNFKNALIHILSKKLNNVDIPITDITKMLENIYNSDENIITAAAQDIYAIHLNDPSVTKYFTPFLYFKGFHALQAHRISHWLWNNNRQELSMYFYNHISTAFNVDIHPAASVGSGVMIDHATGVVIGETSVIENDVSIMQSVTLGGTGKINGDRHPKIRQKVMIGASSIILGNIEIGYGAKIGAGSVVLHSVPPYATVAGKPARLVKKINKL; encoded by the coding sequence ATGCCTTTAAATATATTAGAAATAGTTTGGAATAACATTAAAGTTGAAGCAAGGTTATTAACCGAATCTGAACCTATATTGGCTAATTTTATATATATGACTATATTAAAACATAAAAATTTTAAGAATGCGTTAATTCATATACTATCTAAAAAATTGAATAATGTAGATATACCTATAACTGATATAACCAAAATGTTAGAAAATATATATAATTCTGATGAAAATATAATTACTGCTGCAGCACAAGATATTTATGCAATACATTTGAATGATCCATCTGTAACCAAGTATTTTACTCCTTTTTTATATTTTAAAGGATTTCATGCATTACAAGCACATCGCATTTCTCATTGGCTATGGAATAATAATCGTCAAGAATTGTCTATGTATTTTTATAACCATATTTCTACTGCTTTTAATGTCGATATTCATCCTGCTGCAAGTGTTGGAAGCGGTGTTATGATAGATCATGCTACTGGAGTAGTAATCGGAGAAACATCAGTTATAGAAAATGATGTATCTATAATGCAATCTGTCACTTTAGGAGGAACTGGTAAAATAAATGGCGATCGGCATCCTAAAATTAGACAAAAAGTGATGATTGGAGCCAGTTCCATTATTCTAGGCAATATTGAAATAGGATATGGAGCCAAAATTGGAGCCGGATCTGTTGTACTACATTCCGTGCCACCGTATGCTACGGTGGCAGGAAAACCTGCCAGACTTGTAAAAAAAATTAATAAATTATAA
- the pfkA gene encoding 6-phosphofructokinase, protein MIKKIGVLTSGGDSPGMNAAIRGVVRAGLSEGLEVYGIYDGYLGLFQNRMMQLSRRSVSEIINRGGTFLGSARFPEFKEDAIRATTINNIYKRKLDALIIIGGDGSYLGAKKLSDIGFPCIGLPGTIDNDVAGTDYTIGYFTALETIVDAIDRLRDTSSSHQRISIVEVMGRCCGDLTMAAAIAGGCEFIVVPEVEFNAQDLVNEIKSGISKGKKHAIVTITERICNIFYLAQYIEEKTGRETRATVLGYIQRGGKPVAYDRILASRMGAYSIELLLQGYKGRCIGVQNEKLVHHDINDAIQHMQRPFRQDLLKTAKKLF, encoded by the coding sequence ATGATAAAAAAAATAGGAGTGCTAACAAGCGGTGGTGACTCTCCAGGAATGAATGCGGCTATTCGAGGCGTAGTACGAGCAGGTCTTTCTGAAGGATTAGAAGTGTATGGAATATATGATGGTTATTTAGGGTTATTTCAAAATCGAATGATGCAATTAAGTCGTCGTAGTGTTTCAGAAATAATAAATCGAGGGGGTACTTTTCTTGGTTCTGCACGTTTTCCCGAATTTAAAGAAGATGCCATTAGAGCAACAACTATTAATAATATATATAAACGCAAATTAGATGCCCTTATAATAATTGGAGGAGATGGATCTTATTTAGGAGCTAAAAAACTAAGTGATATAGGATTCCCTTGTATAGGATTACCTGGTACTATCGATAACGATGTTGCTGGAACAGATTACACGATTGGTTATTTCACAGCTTTAGAAACAATTGTTGATGCAATTGATAGATTGCGTGACACATCCTCTTCACATCAACGTATTTCTATTGTAGAAGTAATGGGGCGTTGTTGTGGCGATTTAACTATGGCAGCAGCAATAGCTGGAGGTTGCGAATTTATTGTAGTTCCCGAAGTAGAATTTAATGCGCAAGATTTAGTAAATGAAATTAAATCTGGTATTTCCAAAGGAAAAAAACATGCAATAGTAACTATTACCGAACGTATTTGTAATATATTTTATTTAGCACAATACATTGAAGAAAAAACTGGTAGAGAAACTCGTGCTACCGTTTTAGGATATATTCAACGCGGAGGAAAACCAGTGGCTTACGATCGTATTCTAGCATCTAGAATGGGAGCATATTCTATTGAGCTATTATTACAAGGTTATAAAGGACGTTGCATTGGAGTACAAAACGAAAAATTAGTACATCATGACATCAATGATGCAATACAACATATGCAACGTCCATTTCGTCAGGATTTACTAAAAACAGCTAAAAAACTATTTTAA
- the tpiA gene encoding triose-phosphate isomerase, whose amino-acid sequence MRRLLVIGNWKLNGNKNTITNLIIKLVEACANISKCSVAIAPPVVYLDLVMRYLINSNIWLCAQNVDVHVSGAFTGDVSAAMLQDLNTRYVLIGHSERRIHHKENDTYIAKKFFILKKIGLIPILCIGENKREFDSGHTESVCLNQIKSVIKLFGVEVFNNSVIAYEPIWAIGSGMSASPERVQIVHKLVRNYIANYNVSIANEIVIQYGGSITPENVTQFFNQKDIDGVLVGSASLNVDSFYKIVQAAENHDKSYHG is encoded by the coding sequence ATGCGACGCCTATTGGTGATAGGAAACTGGAAATTAAATGGTAACAAAAACACCATAACTAACTTAATAATTAAATTAGTTGAGGCATGTGCTAATATTTCTAAATGCAGCGTGGCTATAGCTCCTCCTGTGGTGTATTTAGATTTAGTTATGCGTTATTTAATAAATAGTAATATTTGGTTATGTGCGCAAAATGTTGATGTTCATGTATCTGGAGCATTTACTGGGGATGTTTCTGCAGCAATGTTACAAGATTTAAATACACGATACGTTTTGATCGGGCATTCTGAACGAAGAATACATCATAAAGAAAACGATACATATATTGCTAAAAAGTTTTTTATCTTAAAAAAGATCGGATTAATTCCTATTTTATGTATAGGAGAGAATAAAAGAGAATTTGATTCTGGACATACTGAATCGGTATGTCTTAATCAAATTAAGTCAGTCATTAAATTATTTGGTGTGGAAGTGTTTAACAATTCAGTTATTGCATATGAGCCTATATGGGCGATAGGAAGTGGTATGAGCGCGTCTCCAGAAAGGGTACAAATAGTTCATAAGTTAGTCCGGAATTATATTGCGAATTATAATGTGTCTATAGCCAATGAAATAGTTATTCAATATGGAGGGTCTATAACACCAGAAAATGTTACTCAATTTTTTAATCAAAAAGACATTGATGGTGTACTAGTAGGATCTGCTTCTTTAAATGTAGATAGTTTTTATAAAATTGTGCAAGCAGCTGAAAACCATGATAAGTCGTATCATGGTTAA
- a CDS encoding ferredoxin--NADP(+) reductase, translated as MSTWVVGKIVAVKHWTDQLFSLIVQAPINTFVAGQFTRMGIYVNRVIMHRAYSYLNAPNNPNLEFYIATVLKGKFTPLLRTLCSGDNIMLTKEAYGRFVLDEIPSCTNLWMLASGTGIGPYLSILEDHNERLDRFSNIVLVHAARFYKNLNYLSKMKKLKDIYSSKLRIQTIISQEESSDSLFGRIPTLIENNSLEKKVGLQLDISNSHVMLCGNPQMISDTKEILKKKYGMKDHIRRNPGQITQERYW; from the coding sequence ATGTCTACATGGGTTGTTGGAAAAATTGTTGCAGTGAAACACTGGACAGATCAGTTATTTAGTCTTATTGTACAAGCGCCAATAAATACATTTGTTGCTGGACAATTTACTAGAATGGGGATATATGTAAATAGGGTAATTATGCACCGTGCTTATTCATATCTTAATGCCCCTAACAATCCAAATCTAGAATTTTATATAGCTACTGTGTTAAAAGGGAAATTTACTCCATTGTTGCGTACTTTATGTTCTGGTGACAATATTATGCTTACTAAAGAAGCGTATGGACGTTTTGTACTTGACGAAATACCAAGTTGTACAAATTTATGGATGTTGGCTAGTGGGACAGGAATTGGTCCGTATCTATCAATACTTGAGGATCATAATGAAAGATTGGATCGATTTTCAAATATTGTATTAGTACATGCAGCACGGTTTTATAAAAATTTAAATTATTTATCTAAAATGAAAAAATTAAAAGATATTTATTCTAGTAAATTGCGTATACAAACAATTATAAGTCAAGAAGAATCTTCTGATTCGCTTTTTGGCCGTATACCTACTTTAATAGAAAATAATTCTTTAGAAAAAAAAGTGGGATTGCAATTAGATATTAGCAATAGTCATGTAATGTTGTGTGGTAATCCGCAGATGATATCTGATACTAAAGAAATATTGAAAAAAAAATACGGCATGAAAGATCATATACGACGCAATCCAGGTCAAATTACTCAAGAACGTTATTGGTAA
- the rpmE gene encoding 50S ribosomal protein L31 — MKKNIHPKYNNISAYCSCGNIVNTKSTLNRNLNLDVCNLCHPFYTGTQRIVDTRGRVNLFNKRFNIAINNNFLTINKKLNKT, encoded by the coding sequence ATGAAAAAAAATATTCACCCAAAATACAATAACATCTCTGCGTATTGTTCATGTGGAAATATTGTTAATACTAAATCAACTTTAAATCGAAACTTAAATCTAGATGTTTGTAATCTATGTCATCCGTTTTATACAGGTACACAACGTATAGTAGATACGCGTGGCCGTGTAAATCTTTTTAATAAACGCTTTAATATCGCTATTAATAATAACTTTTTAACTATTAATAAAAAATTGAACAAAACATAA